A DNA window from bacterium contains the following coding sequences:
- the lexA gene encoding transcriptional repressor LexA has product MKRQGGLTPRQQQILDYLVRAIQEKGYAPSVREIGDALGLSSPSTVHQHLTALEEKGFVRRHGDRMRALEVVDKTLIHDADSVRLPLVGRVSAGTPVLADEQVEDRIEVPRRLVGDVRDCFLLRVRGDSMIGAGIMPGDIVIVRRQRAASAGDIVVAVMGEDATVKRLATLDGTPILRPENAAYQPIRGEFEIAGRVIGLMRAYQGVRG; this is encoded by the coding sequence ATGAAGCGCCAGGGCGGCCTGACCCCGCGGCAGCAGCAAATCCTGGATTATCTTGTCAGAGCGATCCAGGAGAAGGGGTACGCTCCGTCCGTCCGTGAGATCGGGGACGCCCTCGGCCTCAGCTCGCCGTCGACGGTCCACCAGCACCTGACCGCGCTGGAAGAAAAGGGGTTCGTGCGTCGCCACGGCGACCGGATGCGGGCCCTCGAGGTCGTCGACAAGACGCTCATCCACGACGCCGACTCCGTACGGCTCCCGCTGGTCGGCCGCGTCTCCGCCGGCACGCCGGTGCTCGCGGACGAGCAGGTGGAAGACCGCATCGAGGTGCCCCGGCGTCTCGTCGGCGACGTGCGCGACTGCTTTCTGCTCCGCGTGCGGGGCGACAGCATGATCGGCGCGGGCATCATGCCCGGCGACATCGTGATCGTGCGGCGGCAGCGGGCGGCGTCGGCGGGTGACATCGTCGTCGCCGTAATGGGAGAGGACGCCACGGTGAAGCGGCTGGCAACGCTGGACGGCACCCCAATTTTGAGACCGGAGAATGCCGCCTACCAGCCGATTCGCGGCGAGTTCGAGATCGCGGGCCGCGTCATCGGGTTGATGCGCGCCTACCAGGGGGTGCGGGGATGA
- the clpB gene encoding ATP-dependent chaperone ClpB: protein MRFDKFTEKAQEAIQGALTIAQEHQHGQVEAEHLLLALLRQTDGVPVAILTRLGANPNALRTAAEQALAQTPKVYGQGGEPGIGASLRRALESAQQEAQRLTDEYVSTEHLLLGVVGDRNTGAGRLLAQSGVDREKIYTALAAIRGGQRVTDASPESKYQALERYGRDLTKMAREGKLDPVIGRDEEIRRVIQVLARRTKNNPVLIGDPGVGKTAIVEGLAQRILRGDVPDTLKKKRVVQLDLGALIAGAKYRGEFEDRLKAVLREVTESAGDIILFIDELHTVVGAGGAEGAMDASNMLKPMLARGELHAVGATTLDEYRKHIEKDPALERRFQPVFVDEPSVEDTISILRGLKEKYEAHHGVRITDSAVIAAATLSKRYITERFLPDKAIDLIDEAASRLKMQIDSKPAALDEADRRIMQLEIEREALRKETDPASRERLQGIEREIAALREQSQALRARWDQEKTLIAELRAIKQKIDETRTQIEQAERAADLERAARLRYGTLRELEDRLKAQEAKLAELGEGRLLKEEVDAEDIAEVVSRWTGVPVTRLMEGEMQKLVHLEDRLHERLVDQEEAVRAVADAIRRSRAGLADPRRPMGSFLFLGPTGVGKTELARALAALLFDSEDAMVRIDMSEYMEKHTVSRLLGAPPGYVGYDEGGQLTEAVRRRPYRVILFDEIEKAHPDVFNVLLQLLDDGRLTDGHGRTVDFRQTIVIMTSNLGGHYLRNLDPDDLAAFELVRVQIQEELRRTFRPEFLNRIDETIVFRPLSRRDLEQIVGLQLATLVKRLAGLKITLDVTPAARALLAQEGYNPDFGARPLKRLIQRSIENPLSRHLLAGDFRDGDTVLADAQGAEIVLRKATPAPAKR from the coding sequence ATGCGGTTTGACAAGTTCACAGAGAAGGCGCAGGAGGCAATTCAAGGCGCGTTGACCATCGCGCAGGAGCACCAGCACGGCCAGGTGGAGGCGGAGCACCTGCTGCTCGCGCTGCTGCGGCAGACCGACGGCGTGCCCGTCGCGATCCTGACGCGCCTCGGCGCGAATCCGAACGCGCTTCGCACCGCCGCCGAGCAGGCGCTCGCGCAAACGCCGAAAGTCTACGGGCAGGGCGGCGAGCCGGGGATCGGAGCGTCGCTGCGGCGCGCGCTCGAGTCCGCGCAGCAAGAGGCGCAGCGCCTGACCGACGAGTACGTGAGCACGGAGCACCTGCTGCTCGGTGTCGTGGGGGACCGCAACACCGGCGCCGGCCGCCTCCTGGCGCAGTCCGGCGTGGACCGCGAGAAGATCTACACCGCGCTCGCGGCGATCCGCGGCGGACAGCGCGTGACCGACGCGTCTCCGGAATCAAAGTATCAGGCGCTGGAGCGCTACGGGCGCGATTTGACCAAGATGGCCCGTGAGGGCAAGCTGGATCCGGTGATCGGGCGCGACGAGGAGATCCGCCGCGTCATTCAGGTGCTGGCCCGCCGCACGAAGAACAACCCGGTGCTGATCGGGGATCCCGGCGTCGGCAAGACGGCGATCGTCGAGGGGCTGGCCCAGCGCATCCTGCGCGGCGACGTCCCGGATACGCTGAAGAAGAAGCGCGTCGTCCAGCTCGACCTGGGCGCCCTGATCGCGGGCGCGAAATACCGCGGCGAGTTCGAAGACCGGCTGAAGGCGGTGCTCCGCGAGGTGACGGAGAGCGCCGGCGACATCATCCTCTTCATCGACGAGCTGCACACGGTGGTCGGCGCCGGCGGCGCCGAGGGCGCGATGGACGCCAGCAACATGTTGAAGCCGATGCTGGCGCGCGGCGAGCTGCACGCGGTGGGGGCGACGACCCTCGACGAGTACCGCAAGCACATCGAGAAGGACCCCGCCCTGGAGCGGCGGTTCCAGCCGGTGTTCGTCGACGAGCCGAGCGTCGAAGACACGATCTCGATCCTTCGCGGCCTGAAAGAGAAGTACGAGGCGCATCACGGCGTGCGCATCACCGACAGCGCCGTGATCGCCGCGGCGACGCTCTCCAAGCGCTACATCACCGAGCGGTTCCTGCCCGACAAGGCGATCGACCTGATCGACGAGGCGGCGAGCCGGCTCAAGATGCAGATCGACAGCAAGCCGGCCGCGCTCGACGAGGCCGACCGGCGGATCATGCAGCTGGAGATCGAGCGCGAGGCCCTGCGCAAGGAGACCGACCCCGCCTCGCGCGAGCGGCTCCAGGGCATCGAGCGGGAGATCGCCGCCCTGCGGGAGCAGAGCCAGGCGCTTCGCGCCCGGTGGGATCAGGAAAAGACCCTGATCGCCGAGCTCCGCGCCATCAAGCAGAAGATCGACGAGACCCGCACGCAGATCGAGCAGGCGGAGCGGGCCGCCGATCTCGAGCGCGCCGCGCGGCTGCGCTACGGCACGCTGCGCGAGCTCGAAGACAGGCTCAAGGCGCAGGAGGCCAAGCTCGCGGAGCTCGGCGAGGGCCGGCTGCTCAAAGAGGAAGTCGACGCGGAAGACATCGCGGAGGTCGTGAGCCGCTGGACGGGCGTCCCGGTGACCCGCCTCATGGAAGGCGAAATGCAGAAGCTCGTCCACCTCGAGGACCGGCTGCACGAGCGGCTGGTGGACCAGGAGGAAGCCGTCCGCGCCGTGGCCGACGCGATCCGCCGGTCCCGCGCCGGACTCGCCGATCCGCGCCGGCCGATGGGCTCGTTCCTGTTCCTCGGCCCGACCGGCGTCGGGAAGACCGAGCTCGCGCGGGCGCTCGCGGCGCTGCTCTTCGACAGCGAGGACGCCATGGTGCGCATCGACATGTCCGAGTACATGGAGAAGCATACCGTAAGCCGCCTCCTCGGGGCGCCGCCCGGGTACGTCGGGTACGACGAGGGCGGGCAGCTGACCGAGGCCGTCCGCCGCCGGCCGTATCGGGTCATCCTCTTCGACGAGATCGAAAAGGCGCATCCGGACGTCTTCAACGTGCTGCTGCAGCTGCTCGACGACGGGCGGCTGACCGACGGCCACGGCCGGACCGTGGACTTCCGGCAGACGATCGTCATCATGACGAGCAACCTCGGCGGCCATTATCTCCGAAACCTGGATCCGGACGACCTGGCCGCGTTCGAGCTCGTGCGGGTGCAGATCCAGGAGGAGCTGCGGCGCACGTTCCGGCCCGAGTTCCTGAACCGGATCGACGAGACGATCGTGTTCCGTCCGCTGAGCCGCCGCGATCTCGAGCAGATCGTGGGGCTTCAGTTGGCGACGCTGGTGAAGCGCCTCGCCGGCCTCAAGATCACGCTCGACGTGACGCCCGCGGCGCGCGCGCTGCTGGCGCAGGAGGGATACAACCCCGACTTTGGCGCGCGGCCGCTCAAGCGGCTGATTCAGCGCAGCATCGAGAACCCGCTCAGCCGGCACCTGCTCGCCGGCGACTTTCGCGACGGCGACACGGTCCTCGCCGACGCGCAGGGGGCGGAGATTGTGTTGAGGAAGGCCACTCCGGCTCCGGCCAAACGCTAA
- a CDS encoding nucleotide exchange factor GrpE: MEHEARREDPAREADQARPDSSRPNGADDLEGLSMEDLRARARQAGDEARRNWQQFLHSAADLENYKKQAARDRQDAIERTRRQMLSLVLGVLDNLERAMAFAGVPDGPAKSLLDGLRMTHRQILDQLRAIGVRPIEAAGAPFDPRLHEAVAVVPAEQAHQPAGTIAGEVLRGYLLNDEVLRPAKVAVVGEPDREQSGR, from the coding sequence ATGGAACACGAAGCGCGGCGCGAGGATCCGGCCCGCGAGGCCGATCAGGCACGGCCGGACTCCTCGCGCCCGAACGGTGCGGACGATCTCGAGGGGCTCTCGATGGAGGACCTTCGCGCCCGGGCCCGGCAGGCGGGCGATGAGGCGCGGCGGAACTGGCAGCAGTTTCTCCATTCCGCCGCGGATCTCGAAAACTACAAGAAGCAGGCCGCGCGCGACCGGCAGGACGCGATCGAGCGGACGCGGCGGCAGATGCTGAGCCTCGTGCTCGGCGTGCTCGACAACCTCGAGCGCGCGATGGCGTTCGCGGGCGTGCCGGACGGCCCGGCCAAGTCGCTGCTCGACGGCCTCCGGATGACGCACCGCCAGATCCTCGACCAGCTGCGGGCGATCGGTGTCCGGCCGATCGAAGCGGCGGGCGCGCCGTTCGACCCGCGGCTGCACGAGGCGGTCGCGGTGGTGCCCGCGGAGCAGGCCCACCAGCCGGCCGGGACGATCGCCGGTGAGGTGCTCAGGGGCTACCTCCTCAACGATGAGGTCTTGCGCCCCGCCAAGGTCGCCGTCGTCGGCGAGCCGGACCGGGAGCAGAGCGGCCGGTAG
- a CDS encoding MBL fold metallo-hydrolase, translating to MKITYLGHATFLIEGDGTKILIDPYDEKVGYPVPSVDADAVLISHEHADHTNVAMAKGKPPVVRGLTDGDWRKIVKQPVGKVLVSSVATYHDDTQGSQRGRNTVFILETEGLRIVHLADLGHLLDDSQVKAIGHPDVVMIPVGGYYTIDAAQAKQVLDRLQPKVVIPMHYKTEPSAKLPIEDLKVFLGVMGATKDVGRTVTVDRAKLPASREVWVMSWK from the coding sequence ATGAAGATCACCTATCTCGGCCATGCCACGTTCCTCATCGAGGGAGACGGAACCAAGATCCTGATCGATCCCTACGACGAGAAAGTCGGCTACCCGGTCCCGTCGGTCGACGCGGACGCCGTATTGATCAGCCACGAGCACGCCGACCACACGAACGTCGCGATGGCCAAAGGCAAGCCGCCCGTTGTGCGGGGACTCACGGACGGCGATTGGCGGAAGATCGTCAAGCAGCCGGTCGGCAAGGTCTTGGTGTCGTCGGTTGCGACCTATCACGACGACACCCAGGGCTCCCAGCGCGGCCGCAACACCGTGTTCATCCTCGAGACCGAAGGACTGCGCATCGTCCACCTCGCCGACCTCGGCCATCTCCTCGACGACTCGCAGGTCAAAGCGATCGGCCATCCTGACGTGGTGATGATCCCGGTCGGCGGGTACTACACGATCGACGCGGCGCAGGCCAAGCAGGTGCTCGACAGGCTGCAGCCCAAAGTCGTGATCCCGATGCACTACAAGACCGAACCGAGCGCCAAGCTGCCCATCGAAGACCTCAAGGTCTTCCTCGGCGTCATGGGCGCGACCAAGGACGTCGGCCGCACGGTGACCGTGGACCGCGCGAAGCTGCCCGCGAGCCGCGAAGTCTGGGTGATGTCCTGGAAGTAG
- a CDS encoding reverse transcriptase-like protein — MAMLQVSEPRISPKLKVIHAYVAAADPVDDRSGMGVVFVDSQGRVLKRIGRSLPGVRSHDLAAFRGILYALWNSRRFGVRHVVVHCDRPVVVAQVNGDRQVDDSLVGPYLEVRALLHAYRQARVLADGSAWGREAAAIAAVALQHNTDDVVEDDLPLWSDKPAAESSSN; from the coding sequence ATGGCCATGTTGCAGGTCAGCGAACCACGGATTTCACCGAAACTCAAAGTCATCCACGCCTATGTGGCGGCCGCGGATCCGGTGGATGACCGGAGCGGCATGGGCGTCGTCTTCGTGGACTCGCAGGGTCGCGTGCTCAAGCGCATCGGCCGGTCGCTGCCGGGTGTACGGTCCCATGACCTCGCGGCGTTCCGCGGGATCCTCTACGCGCTGTGGAATTCGCGGCGCTTCGGCGTCCGCCACGTCGTCGTCCACTGTGACCGCCCCGTCGTGGTGGCCCAGGTCAACGGCGACCGTCAGGTCGATGACAGCCTCGTGGGTCCGTACCTCGAGGTCCGTGCGCTATTGCACGCCTACCGGCAGGCCCGGGTGCTCGCCGACGGTTCGGCCTGGGGCCGCGAAGCAGCGGCGATCGCCGCCGTGGCCCTCCAGCACAACACCGACGACGTCGTCGAAGATGATCTCCCGCTCTGGTCGGACAAGCCGGCCGCGGAGTCCTCGAGCAACTGA
- a CDS encoding Hsp20/alpha crystallin family protein — protein MSSIMRWDPFEEVGTLRRAVDRLFDDVLLVERGPRTSTNGLPAAAWKPAVEMYETGDEVVVRAEMPAVDPSNVDVTVTNEAITIKGTVRRDEEKQDRAYYRRELRYGSYVRTLALPTEVTGGDAKATYKDGVLEVKIPKSERAKPTTVKVQVAQ, from the coding sequence ATGAGCAGCATCATGCGTTGGGATCCGTTTGAAGAGGTTGGCACGCTGCGGCGTGCGGTGGACCGCCTGTTCGATGACGTGCTGCTGGTGGAACGCGGCCCGCGGACATCGACCAACGGCCTGCCGGCGGCGGCGTGGAAGCCGGCCGTCGAGATGTATGAGACGGGCGATGAGGTCGTCGTGCGGGCGGAGATGCCGGCTGTCGATCCGTCGAACGTGGACGTCACCGTGACCAACGAGGCGATCACGATCAAGGGCACGGTGCGCCGGGACGAGGAGAAGCAGGACCGCGCCTACTACCGGCGCGAGCTGCGGTACGGCTCGTACGTCCGCACGCTGGCGCTCCCGACGGAGGTCACGGGCGGCGACGCCAAGGCGACGTACAAGGACGGCGTTCTCGAAGTGAAGATCCCGAAGTCGGAGCGGGCCAAGCCGACCACGGTGAAAGTCCAGGTCGCGCAGTAA
- the dnaK gene encoding molecular chaperone DnaK produces the protein MAKVVGIDLGTTNSVIAAIIGGEPTVIPNAEGSRLTPSVVGFTKAGERLVGQMARRQAILNPENTVYSIKRFVGRRYSEVESERRIVSYKVEEGKSGAAVVNIPAAGKTFTPEEISAMILQKLKTDAESYLGEKIEGAVITVPAYFNDAQRTATRNAGEIAGLKVLRIINEPTASALAYGRALEEKHAKTILVFDLGGGTFDVSILEIGEGVYEVKATNGDTHLGGDDFDERIVNWLADEFKKQQGIDLRQDRQALQRLREAAERAKIEVSTVVQTSINLPFITADATGPKHLDMTLSRAKFDELTADLVERCIGPFKQALSDAKLTEKDLNEVILVGGATRMPSVQELVRRLTGREPNKEVHPDEVVAVGAAIQAGVLAGDVREVVLLDVTPLSLGIETLGGVNTILIPRNTTIPTRKTETFSTAEDGQTAVDIHVVQGERPMARDNRTLGKFQLDGIAPAPRGLPQIEVTFDIDANGILNVSAKDKATGREQSIKITGTGTLDKTEVDRLVKDAEAHASEDQRRKDEAEVKNRGDSLAYQTERMLKEVGDKVPAEDRAKVDAALTELKEAVKSGDTDRIKRATEALQQASYKLGEEMYKRQTAGAGAGAGAGTGGGGQGGGQGGGDDVIDAEFKPSDKS, from the coding sequence ATGGCAAAGGTAGTGGGGATCGATCTCGGTACCACCAACTCCGTGATCGCGGCGATCATCGGCGGCGAGCCGACGGTCATCCCGAACGCGGAGGGCAGCCGGCTCACGCCCTCGGTGGTCGGCTTCACGAAGGCCGGGGAGCGGCTGGTCGGCCAGATGGCGCGCCGGCAGGCGATCCTCAACCCCGAAAACACGGTGTACTCGATCAAGCGCTTCGTGGGTCGCCGCTACAGCGAGGTTGAATCGGAGCGCCGGATCGTCTCGTACAAGGTCGAGGAAGGCAAGAGCGGCGCCGCGGTCGTGAACATCCCGGCCGCCGGCAAAACCTTCACGCCCGAAGAGATCTCCGCGATGATTCTCCAAAAGCTCAAGACGGACGCGGAGAGCTACCTCGGCGAGAAGATCGAGGGCGCCGTCATCACCGTACCCGCGTACTTCAACGACGCGCAGCGCACCGCGACGCGCAACGCCGGCGAGATCGCCGGCCTCAAGGTCCTGCGCATCATCAACGAGCCAACGGCATCCGCGCTGGCCTACGGCCGCGCGCTCGAGGAGAAGCACGCCAAGACGATCCTGGTGTTCGACCTCGGCGGCGGCACCTTCGACGTCTCGATCTTGGAGATCGGCGAGGGCGTCTACGAGGTGAAGGCCACAAACGGCGACACCCACCTCGGCGGCGACGACTTCGACGAGCGGATCGTCAACTGGCTGGCGGACGAGTTCAAGAAGCAGCAGGGCATCGATCTCCGGCAGGACCGCCAGGCGCTGCAGCGGCTGCGCGAGGCGGCGGAGCGGGCGAAGATCGAGGTCAGCACGGTCGTGCAGACGTCGATCAACCTGCCGTTCATCACCGCGGACGCGACCGGCCCCAAGCACCTCGACATGACGCTGTCGCGCGCCAAGTTCGACGAGCTGACCGCGGACCTGGTGGAGCGGTGCATCGGGCCGTTCAAGCAGGCGCTCTCCGACGCCAAGCTGACCGAGAAGGACCTCAACGAGGTCATCCTCGTCGGCGGGGCGACCCGGATGCCGAGCGTGCAGGAGCTGGTGCGCCGGCTCACCGGCAGGGAGCCCAACAAGGAAGTGCACCCGGATGAGGTCGTCGCGGTCGGCGCGGCGATTCAGGCCGGCGTGCTCGCCGGGGACGTGCGCGAGGTCGTGCTGCTCGACGTCACGCCGCTCTCGCTCGGCATCGAGACGCTCGGCGGGGTGAACACGATTCTGATCCCGCGGAACACGACGATCCCGACGCGGAAGACGGAGACGTTCAGCACGGCGGAGGACGGCCAGACGGCCGTGGACATCCACGTCGTGCAGGGCGAGCGGCCGATGGCCCGCGACAACCGGACCCTCGGCAAGTTCCAGCTCGACGGGATCGCGCCGGCGCCGCGCGGCCTGCCGCAGATCGAGGTGACGTTCGACATCGACGCCAACGGCATCCTGAACGTGTCGGCCAAGGACAAGGCTACCGGGCGGGAGCAGTCGATCAAGATCACCGGGACCGGCACGCTGGACAAGACGGAGGTCGACCGCCTCGTCAAGGACGCCGAGGCCCACGCGTCGGAGGATCAACGCCGGAAGGACGAGGCCGAGGTCAAGAACCGCGGCGACTCGCTGGCCTACCAGACCGAGCGCATGTTGAAGGAAGTCGGCGATAAAGTACCGGCGGAGGACCGCGCGAAGGTGGACGCCGCGCTCACCGAGCTCAAAGAGGCGGTCAAGAGCGGCGACACCGACCGCATCAAGCGGGCGACCGAGGCGCTGCAGCAGGCCAGCTACAAGCTGGGCGAAGAGATGTACAAGCGCCAGACGGCCGGGGCGGGCGCCGGGGCCGGGGCCGGCACGGGCGGCGGCGGGCAGGGTGGCGGACAGGGCGGCGGCGACGACGTGATCGACGCGGAGTTCAAGCCGTCCGACAAATCGTAA
- a CDS encoding MerR family transcriptional regulator: MKERRPDMPVYVISIAADLLGCHPRTLRIYEEHGLMSPSRRHRIRLYSERDIQRGRLIRYLIEERGLNLAGVRLVLEIQERTHEEMTWVWSDDESPDQVEDHGTSQSAAHRARGKGERSK; the protein is encoded by the coding sequence GTGAAAGAGCGTAGGCCGGACATGCCGGTGTACGTGATCAGCATCGCGGCCGATCTCCTCGGCTGCCATCCGCGGACGCTGCGGATCTACGAGGAGCACGGCCTCATGTCGCCGTCTCGGCGGCACCGCATTCGCCTGTACTCCGAGCGCGACATCCAGCGCGGCCGGCTGATCCGCTACCTGATCGAGGAGCGCGGTCTCAACCTCGCGGGCGTGCGGCTGGTCCTGGAAATCCAGGAGCGCACCCACGAGGAGATGACATGGGTGTGGAGCGACGACGAGTCGCCGGATCAAGTGGAAGACCACGGCACATCTCAATCAGCGGCGCATAGGGCGCGCGGCAAAGGAGAGCGATCGAAATGA
- a CDS encoding DnaJ C-terminal domain-containing protein: MEFKDYYKILGVPRNADEKAIRQAFRRLARQHHPDVNPGDKKNAESRFKEINEAYQVLNDAQRRAKYDQVLELRERGGGWEDILRGAGARAGGGRDGGAFRVYTSGDPGEFSEFFEQLFGGLGGGGFGEGIFGTGARRGRPRTRGGAAGVDLEELLRQQQAHPWSAPQAQQAPAGDVEGAVEVTLEEAFRGTKRTVTIPAADGQPARTLDVSIPAGVRGGQRIRGAGAGHGGDLYLRVEVQPHPVFTRDGDDIAAAVDVPVWTAALGGAVEAPTLGGPVTLTIPAGTRDGQIFRLRGRGMPHVRGGGAGDELARVRLVLPQPLTDRDRELFEEMRRLHEDATKT, translated from the coding sequence ATGGAGTTCAAGGACTACTACAAGATCCTCGGCGTGCCGCGGAACGCGGACGAGAAGGCGATCCGCCAGGCGTTCCGGCGGCTGGCGCGGCAGCACCATCCTGACGTCAACCCCGGCGACAAGAAGAACGCCGAGTCGCGCTTCAAGGAGATCAACGAGGCGTACCAGGTTCTGAACGACGCCCAGCGCCGGGCGAAGTACGACCAGGTCCTGGAACTGCGCGAACGTGGCGGCGGGTGGGAAGATATCCTGCGCGGCGCAGGCGCGCGCGCAGGCGGCGGCCGGGACGGCGGCGCGTTTCGCGTGTACACGAGCGGCGACCCGGGAGAATTCAGCGAGTTCTTCGAGCAGCTCTTCGGCGGGCTCGGCGGCGGCGGGTTCGGCGAGGGGATCTTCGGCACCGGCGCGCGCCGCGGCCGCCCGCGGACGAGGGGCGGCGCCGCGGGCGTGGATCTCGAGGAGCTGCTCCGGCAGCAGCAGGCGCATCCTTGGTCCGCGCCGCAGGCCCAGCAGGCGCCGGCCGGGGACGTCGAGGGCGCCGTCGAGGTCACGCTCGAAGAAGCGTTCCGCGGCACCAAGCGGACGGTGACGATTCCCGCCGCCGACGGGCAGCCCGCGCGCACGCTCGACGTCTCTATCCCGGCGGGGGTCCGCGGCGGCCAGCGCATCCGCGGGGCAGGCGCGGGGCACGGCGGCGACCTGTACCTCCGCGTGGAGGTCCAGCCCCACCCGGTCTTCACGCGCGACGGCGACGACATCGCCGCCGCGGTCGACGTGCCCGTGTGGACCGCGGCGCTCGGCGGCGCGGTCGAAGCCCCCACGCTCGGCGGGCCGGTCACCCTCACGATCCCCGCGGGGACGCGCGACGGCCAGATCTTCCGCCTGCGCGGACGGGGCATGCCCCACGTCCGGGGCGGGGGCGCCGGCGACGAGCTGGCGCGCGTGCGGCTCGTGCTGCCGCAGCCGCTCACGGACCGCGACCGGGAGTTGTTCGAAGAGATGCGGCGGCTGCATGAAGACGCGACCAAGACCTAG
- a CDS encoding tetratricopeptide repeat protein has translation MSVKDPSPHIAQGEERRASGDLDGALDAFTLAVAAAPSSAHAHNKLGTVYVDLHRWDDAFSEFSKAAQLDPRYAPAHSNLGNVYRERGRLDEAVACYQRAIAMDPEYWVAHQNLGVVFKQQGRIGDAVREFKTATRLSLRAPARSEPGAGPRGARARRAGCLGSGGAMLMLVLVLMAVTRR, from the coding sequence ATGAGCGTCAAGGACCCGTCTCCTCACATCGCACAGGGCGAGGAACGCCGCGCATCGGGCGATCTCGACGGCGCGCTGGACGCGTTCACGCTGGCGGTCGCCGCGGCGCCGTCGTCCGCGCACGCGCATAACAAGCTTGGCACGGTCTACGTCGATCTGCATCGGTGGGACGACGCGTTCTCCGAGTTCTCCAAGGCGGCGCAGCTGGATCCCCGCTACGCCCCGGCCCACAGCAATCTCGGCAACGTCTACCGGGAGCGCGGCCGGCTCGACGAAGCGGTCGCCTGCTACCAGCGCGCGATCGCGATGGACCCGGAATACTGGGTCGCGCACCAAAACCTCGGGGTGGTGTTCAAGCAGCAGGGACGGATCGGCGACGCGGTCCGCGAATTCAAAACGGCGACGCGGCTGTCGCTGCGGGCGCCGGCACGCAGCGAGCCGGGGGCGGGCCCGCGGGGCGCCCGGGCGCGGCGGGCGGGATGCCTCGGGTCGGGGGGCGCGATGCTCATGCTGGTGCTGGTCCTGATGGCGGTCACGCGGCGATAG
- the trxA gene encoding thioredoxin, giving the protein MAGKTEAVTEQNFDADVLKSQVPVLVDFWATWCGPCKMIAPIVEDLAGEYEGKLSVRKLDVDENGTIAARYSIMSIPTLGIFRGGELIERIVGYMPKEQLKRRIDAALSSRV; this is encoded by the coding sequence ATGGCGGGCAAGACTGAGGCAGTCACCGAACAGAATTTCGACGCGGATGTACTGAAGTCGCAGGTCCCGGTCCTCGTGGACTTCTGGGCGACGTGGTGCGGACCGTGCAAGATGATCGCCCCGATCGTCGAGGACCTGGCCGGCGAGTACGAGGGTAAGCTGAGCGTGCGCAAGCTCGACGTGGACGAGAACGGCACGATTGCAGCGCGCTACAGCATCATGAGCATCCCGACGCTGGGGATCTTCCGCGGCGGCGAGCTGATCGAGCGGATCGTCGGCTACATGCCGAAAGAGCAGCTCAAGCGGCGGATCGACGCGGCATTGTCGTCCCGCGTCTAG